A window of Polaribacter litorisediminis contains these coding sequences:
- a CDS encoding alpha/beta hydrolase family protein yields the protein MKLISQLLLLSHFITMIGCNKSIGQKKSLSTQEGAQSVDSIKTENVTFESEGIKLAGTIYSPKNPHSAVVIVHGSDQVPRMTKLAVLLAQNDILVLTYDKRGVGESGGVYAGPEVGTNNIRIENLNLLAKDASSAVNVIHKKNENLPIGLIGASQAGWIIPITANKNALVEFMVLLSSPTITTLEQLRFQFYTNGRTDFWDNHTEQDAREHIKNDPDKYQFEATDPKESLKTLSIPGLWVFGEKDIQIPVKMCIEHINTFKTQNKPFEYVLFPSLGHNTNKTEPIEISVNWIKQKSLEIMNNK from the coding sequence ATGAAATTAATAAGTCAACTTTTATTATTGTCACATTTCATAACCATGATTGGTTGCAATAAATCGATTGGACAAAAAAAATCCCTATCTACTCAAGAAGGAGCACAATCCGTAGATTCTATAAAAACGGAAAATGTCACTTTCGAAAGTGAAGGAATTAAATTAGCAGGTACAATTTATAGTCCTAAAAATCCACATTCAGCAGTTGTCATTGTTCACGGTTCTGACCAAGTGCCTCGAATGACAAAATTAGCTGTACTATTAGCTCAAAATGATATTTTGGTGTTAACTTATGATAAACGTGGAGTTGGGGAATCTGGAGGAGTTTATGCTGGACCTGAAGTGGGTACCAATAACATCAGGATTGAAAATCTAAATTTATTGGCCAAAGATGCAAGTTCTGCTGTTAATGTAATCCATAAAAAAAACGAAAATTTACCTATTGGCCTTATAGGTGCGAGTCAAGCAGGATGGATAATTCCTATTACTGCTAATAAAAATGCATTAGTAGAATTTATGGTTTTATTGAGTAGTCCTACAATAACCACACTTGAACAATTGAGATTTCAGTTTTATACAAATGGGAGAACCGATTTTTGGGATAATCATACAGAACAAGACGCACGTGAACACATCAAAAATGACCCTGACAAATATCAATTTGAAGCTACTGACCCAAAAGAGAGTCTCAAAACTCTTTCAATTCCTGGTCTTTGGGTTTTTGGGGAAAAAGATATTCAAATTCCTGTGAAAATGTGTATTGAACATATTAACACCTTTAAGACACAGAACAAACCTTTTGAATATGTCCTATTCCCATCATTAGGACACAATACCAATAAAACTGAACCAATAGAAATTTCGGTTAATTGGATAAAACAAAAGTCTTTAGAAATTATGAACAATAAATAG
- a CDS encoding aspartyl protease family protein gives MKQILTLLFILSIAISNAQEVIAFELGDDNRIYLKGLINQSDTLNLVFDLGANITVINKTKMEAKNVNIKFDTIVNNGGGNGTSKESKSFNNLVKIGTKDYTGKDVLGISYPESEKLDGLIGWDFFEDKIVEIDFESKELLISDKLPEYSDRFRKSKLKFISGLPYIKMILYNGKKKVKIWTMLDTGYNSTLKVYYNTVIKNKLANEYQVIGKSTSFGTDGTVAKSDYILIPRIDIGGFEIYNMPGDFAKTKVDSDIPALFGGNLLKRFHIILDFKNKEVYLMPNRKINSEF, from the coding sequence ATGAAACAAATCTTAACCTTACTATTTATTCTCTCAATTGCTATTTCAAATGCTCAAGAAGTTATTGCTTTTGAATTAGGTGATGACAATCGCATATATTTAAAAGGACTCATTAATCAGTCTGACACCTTAAATTTGGTGTTTGATTTAGGGGCAAATATTACGGTGATTAATAAAACAAAAATGGAGGCTAAAAATGTAAATATTAAATTTGATACCATAGTAAACAATGGAGGTGGTAATGGTACTTCAAAAGAAAGTAAAAGTTTTAATAATCTAGTCAAAATAGGGACAAAAGATTACACAGGAAAGGATGTACTTGGAATATCATACCCCGAAAGTGAAAAATTAGATGGGTTAATTGGTTGGGATTTTTTCGAAGATAAAATAGTGGAAATTGATTTTGAAAGTAAAGAACTGTTAATATCTGATAAGCTACCAGAGTATTCGGATAGGTTTAGAAAATCTAAGTTGAAATTTATAAGTGGTCTTCCATATATAAAAATGATATTATATAATGGAAAGAAAAAAGTAAAGATTTGGACAATGTTAGATACTGGTTATAACTCTACTTTAAAGGTGTATTACAACACAGTAATCAAAAATAAACTCGCAAATGAATATCAAGTTATTGGCAAATCTACTAGTTTTGGTACAGATGGTACAGTTGCAAAATCGGATTACATTTTAATTCCAAGAATTGATATTGGAGGCTTTGAAATATATAATATGCCAGGTGATTTTGCAAAGACAAAAGTTGACTCAGATATACCTGCTTTGTTTGGAGGTAACCTGCTAAAACGATTTCATATTATCTTAGATTTTAAAAACAAAGAAGTTTATCTAATGCCAAATAGAAAAATTAACAGTGAGTTCTAG
- a CDS encoding AraC family transcriptional regulator, producing the protein MTSKRNISEYHHLPILDGLELLNAKSHTLDFPYHTHDTFNIALILENTFNIKLNDKDILVPKGVLSIVHPNEVHATPCDKDLGNSFFTFYVSPEAIKDFNNGKPVFFEDKIIYDQYVFNELYFLSMHFKNNEVDFENRLIAVLKLLVTNCTSVQPIKFATSKLFQSFINETNFESFSLDKTASQFGLNKYKFIRLFKQETGLTPNNYVLLSRIQESKNMLKEGRPIFNTAIDCGFYDLSHFYKNFKRFTGVNPLDFKNALFIG; encoded by the coding sequence TTGACGAGTAAAAGAAACATAAGTGAATATCACCATCTACCAATTCTTGATGGTTTAGAATTACTAAATGCAAAATCACATACATTAGATTTTCCTTATCATACACACGACACTTTCAATATTGCTTTAATTTTAGAAAACACTTTTAATATTAAACTTAATGATAAAGATATATTGGTACCTAAAGGAGTACTATCAATAGTTCATCCAAATGAAGTACACGCCACACCTTGTGACAAAGATTTAGGAAACTCATTTTTTACATTTTATGTTTCACCAGAAGCTATTAAAGATTTTAATAATGGGAAACCTGTGTTTTTTGAAGATAAAATTATCTATGACCAATATGTTTTTAATGAACTCTATTTTTTGTCAATGCATTTTAAAAATAATGAAGTCGATTTTGAAAATCGACTCATTGCTGTATTAAAATTACTTGTTACAAATTGTACTTCCGTTCAACCTATAAAATTTGCAACAAGTAAATTATTTCAATCTTTCATCAATGAAACAAACTTTGAATCTTTTTCATTGGATAAAACTGCAAGTCAATTTGGGTTGAACAAGTATAAATTCATAAGACTTTTTAAGCAGGAAACAGGCTTAACACCAAATAATTATGTCCTGTTATCTCGAATTCAAGAGAGCAAGAATATGTTAAAAGAAGGAAGGCCAATATTTAATACAGCAATTGATTGTGGGTTTTACGACCTTTCTCACTTTTATAAAAATTTCAAACGATTTACAGGTGTCAATCCATTAGATTTTAAAAATGCTTTATTTATTGGTTAG